A DNA window from Ipomoea triloba cultivar NCNSP0323 chromosome 10, ASM357664v1 contains the following coding sequences:
- the LOC116033070 gene encoding putative late blight resistance protein homolog R1A-3, producing MACVAVTSLVRTLELEFMQPQLRPIVQDKGLISGNEELIRSLHQKLINLMEQLDDHEQRIHGVEAIKRLETKLRDVAFRVEDEIEFLIADLYVKNTPLDRINLRNFHRPKGKSRPYCHNLHLILQRAIKDINPIEEKLVIVKNKYKRVTDLQGTNTSTALDSFQHASHYEGIMVGKNDEFKTIKDMLTLHPSKQREVVTIKGMGGIGKTTLARKSYKDSSIRSHFDKRAWVVVSQFYNKRQMLICLHNSILKQSNAESLTDEELEEQIYRCLKRQKYLVVMDDVWSGESWDDINACFPDDGNGSRVLLTTRLEVVANCVSSGNDFSHQMNLLDHNESWTLFHRKALLEGVSQGVEFEMIGRPIVEKCRGLPLAIVVVGGLFSKLNTLDDWKSVAKALDDSSTTTTIVEVCSKILSLSYNHLPHNFKACFLYLGIFPEDEEIYAKRLARLWGAEGLIKASKNESLEMVGQKHIKELIDRNLILLSEQSSCGTRIKTFKMHDVLHAFCVREAQNESLLHVVNENGTGFAHKSFRWLSITSSKLDISRLYSYPKTCRSMFEFSTYQITKLVPQNFETLRVLYTTDVKPKPVVYPRTVHLFTPIHLRYLSSTIGKPLNSKSSNAWNLQTLCEYIPPPLINSNSSFDLNFPHLSYYHCDQINCLDPLEFVHQNLESISELGLFHCTKELFTSIPHVKKVGIVGDGSSSTLDWVRCRIGNLAYLQQLERLKIYVYHGCFSYSISGQIARLKNIKKLSFYNTNFLWEEMGVLSKLPRLEVMKMKRWACKGQKWGLKEDERFCRLVFLKFDGVDLERWEVNDDNFPKLERLILYDCSRLEEIPSSFEDIQTLKSIKLRRCLLSAVTSAKKIEESQHDYGNTDMVVIEENTICQNPVLPVIINGDENRNVVVNNNGGNGNIVAHSRAPMNVGSQNGVSIKEYIPTMRVSSVPSGSANIHEKSNGFVTTTWSEDYCSTNNNFNHNQGKSKRKLVLKKIV from the exons ATGGCTTGTGTAGCTGTAACTTCTCTTGTGAGGACATTAGAGCTTGAGTTCATGCAACCTCAACTACGTCCAATTGTCCAAGACAAAGGACTCATCTCTGGAAACGAAGAGCTCATCAGATCTCTCCACCAAAAGCTTATCAATTTGATGGAACAGTTGGATGATCATGAGCAAAGAATCCATGGAGTTGAAGCAATTAAACGTTTGGAAACAAAGCTTAGAGATGTAGCTTTCAGAGTAGAAGATGAAATAGAATTTCTCATAGCAGATCTTTATGTGAAAAACACTCCTCTTGACCGGATAAATCTTCGAAATTTTCATCGACCCAAAGGAAAATCACGTCCTTATTGTCACAATCTTCATCTTATATTGCAACGGGCAATAAAAGACATTAATCCCATCGAAGAAAAGTTGGTGATAGTGAAGAACAAGTACAAGCGTGTCACAGATCTGCAAGGGACAAACACTAGTACTGCACTTGATTCCTTCCAACATGCTTCGCACTATGAAGGCATAATGGTTGGGAAAAATGATGAGTTCAAAACTATTAAGGATATGCTTACCCTACATCCATCTAAGCAACGAGAAGTTGTCACGATTAAAGGTATGGGAGGAATCGGAAAGACAACTTTAGCAAGGAAAAGTTATAAAGATTCATCAATTAGGTCCCACTTTGACAAGAGAGCATGGGTTGTTGTGTCCCAATTTTATAATAAGAGACAAATGCTCATATGTCTTCATAATTCAATTTTGAAACAAAGCAATGCGGAAAGCTTAACTGATGAGGAGCTAGAAGAGCAAATCTACAGGTGTTTGAAGCGTCAAAAGTACTTGGTTGTGATGGATGATGTATGGAGCGGAGAGTCGTGGGATGATATCAACGCTTGCTTTCCTGATGACGGAAATGGTAGTAGAGTGTTGCTAACTACTCGTCTTGAGGTGGTGGCTAATTGTGTAAGTTCCGGCAATGACTTTTCTCACCAAATGAACTTGTTAGATCACAACGAGAGTTGGACTCTGTTTCATAGAAAGGCATTATTGGAGGGTGTATCTCAGGGTGTTGAATTCGAGATGATTGGAAGACCCATTGTTGAAAAATGTAGAGGATTGCCTCTGGCAATTGTTGTGGTTGGAGGGCTATTTTCCAAACTGAACACACTAGACGATTGGAAAAGTGTTGCAAAAGCTCTTGATGATTCATCAACTACAACAACTATTGTAGAAGTGTGCTCAAAAATACTGTCATTGAGCTACAACCATTTGCCTCACAACTTTAAGGCTTGCTTTTTATATTTGGGAATTTTTCCAGAAGATGAAGAGATTTATGCTAAAAGACTCGCAAGGTTATGGGGCGCCGAAGGACTTATAAAGGCATCTAAGAATGAGAGTTTGGAAATGGTGGGTCAAAAGCACATAAAAGAACTTATAGATAGAAATCTAATTCTACTAAGCGAGCAGAGCTCCTGTGGGACAAGAATTAAGACATTTAAGATGCACGACGTGTTGCATGCCTTCTGTGTGAGAGAAGCTCAAAACGAAAGCCTTCTACATGTTGTCAATGAAAATGGAACCGGATTTGCTCACAAAAGTTTCCGTTGGCTAAGTATCACATCATCAAAGCTTGACATCTCTAGATTATATTCATACCCAAAAACCTGTCGCTCCATGTTTGAATTTTCCACGTATCAAATAACAAAGTTGGTTCCGCAAAATTTCGAGACATTGAGAGTTTTGTACACAACTGATGTCAAGCCTAAACCAGTAGTATACCCTAGAACTGTGCATCTTTTCACTCCCATCCATCTCAGGTACCTATCTTCCACAATAGGTAAACCACTGAATTCAAAATCGTCGAATGCTTGGAATCTTCAAACACTTTGTGAATACATTCCCCCACCACTCATCAATTCCAATTCCTCTTTTGACTTAAACTTTCCACATTTAAGCTATTATCATTGTGATCAAATAAATTGCTTAGATCCTCTAGAGTTTGTTCATCAAAACTTAGAGAGCATTTCAGAATTGGGTCTTTTTCATTGCACAAAGGAGTTATTTACAAGTATTCCACATGTGAAGAAAGTAGGCATTGTTGGAGATGGTTCAAGTAGTACTCTCGATTGGGTTCGTTGCCGGATTGGAAACCTTGCCTATTTACAACAACTCGAGAGATTGAAAATTTATGTTTACCATGGGTGTTTTAGTTACTCAATTAGTGGCCAAATTGCTCGCTTGAAAAACATTAAGAAGTTGTCATTTTACAATACCAACTTTTTGTGGGAAGAAATGGGCGTTCTTAGCAAGTTGCCACGGCTTGAGGTGATGAAGATGAAAAGATGGGCCTGCAAAGGCCAAAAGTGGGGACTAAAAGAAGATGAGAGATTTTGCCGATTAGTTTTCTTGAAATTTGATGGTGTTGATCTCGAGCGTTGGGAGGTCAATGATGATAATTTTCCTAAACTTGAGAGGCTAATCCTATATGATTGCTCTCGTTTGGAAGAGATCCCAAGCAGCTTTGAAGATATTCAAACGTTAAAGTCGATTAAATTGAGAAGGTGTCTTCTTTCTGCAGTAACTTCAGccaagaaaattgaagaaagcCAACATGATTATGGAAACACAGACATGGTTGTCATTGAGGAGAACACAATATGTCAG AATCCCGTTTTGCCAGTGATCATCAATGGGGATGAGAACCGTAATGTTGTTGTGAACAACAATGGAGGGAATGGCAACATCGTTGCACATTCTCGGGCACCAATGAACGTTGGTTCACAGAACGGTGTGAGCATTAAGGAATATATTCCTACGATGCGGGTATCTTCGGTACCAAGTGGATCGGCCAATATCCACGAAAAATCCAATGGCTTTGTGACTACTACATGGTCTGAGGATTATTGTAGTACAAACAACAATTTCAACCATAATCAAGGGAAGAGCAAGCGAAAGTTAGTTCTCAAAAAGATTGTGTGA
- the LOC116033640 gene encoding ammonium transporter 3 member 1-like, whose translation MAATVVPLAYQNNTSTAPDWLNKGDNAWQMISATLVGLQSVPGLVILYGSIVKKKWAVNSAFMALYAFAAVVICWVTWAYKMSFGDKILPFLAKPGPALAQKFLIRQAALPATTHYLSDGVTVETPPATPFYPMASMVWFQCVFAAITVVILAGSVLGRMNIKAWMMFVPLWLTFSYTVGAFSLWGGGFLFHWGVIDYSGGYVIHLSSGIGGITAAYWVGPRSKADRERFPPNNVLLMLAGAGLLWMGWAGFNGGDPYSANVDSSLAVLNTNICAATSLLVWTCLDVIYFEKPSVIGAVQGMITGLVCITPGAGLVQGWAAIIMGILSGSVPWVTMIIIHKRCPLLQKIDDTLAVFHTHAVAGFLGGILTGVFAEPVLCNLFLPVTNTRGSIYGGSGGIQFLKQIVGAGFIIGWNVVVTSIICRVIGLIVPLRMSEEQLKIGDDAVHGEEAYALWGDGETYDSTIHGTSPEGDGLHRNLSSGATQVV comes from the exons cctctACGGCAGCATCGTCAAGAAGAAATGGGCCGTTAACTCCGCTTTCATGGCGCTCTACGCTTTCGCCGCCGTCGTCATCTGCTGGGTCACCTGGGCGTACAAGATGTCCTTCGGCGACAAAATTCTCCCCTTCTTGGCCAAGCCCGGCCCTGCTCTCGCCCAAAAGTTCCTCATTAG GCAGGCCGCTCTCCCCGCCACCACCCACTACTTGAGCGACGGCGTCACAGTGGAAACCCCGCCAGCGACGCCGTTCTACCCCATGGCGTCGATGGTGTGGTTCCAGTGCGTGTTCGCGGCCATCACGGTGGTTATTCTGGCCGGGTCGGTGCTGGGTCGGATGAACATTAAGGCGTGGATGATGTTTGTGCCGCTGTGGCTGACGTTTTCGTACACCGTCGGAGCGTTCAGCCTATGGGGCGGCGGCTTCCTCTTCCACTGGGGTGTTATTGACTATTCAGGCGGCTATGTCATCCATCTCTCCTCTGGTATCGGCGGTATCACTGCTGCTTACTGG GTAGGACCAAGGAGCAAGGCGGACAGGGAGAGATTTCCACCAAATAATGTGCTGCTGATGTTGGCCGGGGCAGGGCTGTTGTGGATGGGGTGGGCCGGCTTCAACGGCGGCGATCCTTATAGCGCCAACGTCGATTCCTCCCTCGCCGTCCTCAACACCAACATTTGCGCCGCCACTAGCCTCCTTGTTTGGACTTGTCTTGACGTTATCTACTTTGAGAAACCCTCCGTTATTGGCGCCGTCCAGGGAATGATCACCGGCCTAGTCTGCATCACCCCCGGTGCTG GTCTGGTGCAAGGATGGGCGGCCATAATCATGGGGATTCTCTCAGGAAGCGTTCCATGGGTCACAATGATTATTATCCACAAGAGGTGCCCTTTGCTCCAGAAAATCGACGACACCCTCGCCGTCTTTCATACCCACGCCGTAGCCGGCTTCCTCGGCGGCATTCTCACCGGCGTCTTCGCCGAGCCCGTCCTTTGCAACCTCTTCTTGCCGGTCACCAACACCAGGGGTAGCATTTACGGCGGCTCCGGCGGCATTCAGTTCCTGAAACAAATCGTCGGTGCCGGTTTCATCATCGGGTGGAACGTTGTAGTCACGTCCATCATCTGTCGAGTTATCG GATTGATAGTGCCTTTGAGGATGTCGGAAGAACAACTAAAGATCGGCGACGATGCAGTACATGGGGAGGAGGCTTATGCTCTGTGGGGCGACGGAGAAACGTATGATTCGACAATTCATGGCACATCGCCGGAGGGCGACGGACTGCATCGGAATTTGTCTAGCGGAGCGACTCAAGTGGtgtaa
- the LOC116033068 gene encoding ferredoxin--NADP reductase, embryo isozyme, chloroplastic-like, translated as MVWLITDCAGLHFHCKSSSHKPRDSKAVYLLRSWLILPSLRLVGPKAPGETCHIVIDHGGNLPYWEGQSYGVIPPGENPKKPGAPHNVRLYSIASTRYGDSFGKTASLCVRRAVYYDPETGKEDPSKKGVCSNFLCDSKPGDKVQITGPSGKVMLLPEDNPNATHIMIATGTGVAPFRGYLRRMFMEAVPTFKFNGLAWLFLGVANQDSLLYDEESTKYLQDYPDNFRYDRALSREQKNKRGGKMYVQDKIEEYSDEIFKLLDEGAHIYFCGLKGMMPGIQDTLKRVAEERGESWETKLSQLKKNKQWHVEVY; from the exons ATGGTTTGGTTGATAACTGATTGCGCCGGACTG CATTTCCACTGCAAATCTTCCTCACACAAGCCTAGAGACAGTAAAGCTGTGTATCTGTTGCGATCATGGCTCATTCTACCGTCTCTCAG GCTTGTAGGCCCTAAAGCTCCTGGGGAGACCTGTCATATTGTGATTGACCATGGCGGCAATCTTCCTTACTGGGAAGGACAAAGCTATGGTGTTATTCCTCCT GGAGAAAATCCAAAGAAACCAGGTGCTCCCCACAATGTTCGTCTATATTCAATTGCATCTACCAGATATGGAGATTCCTTTGGGAAAACAGCTAGTTTGTGTGTCAGACGTGCTGTGTACTATGATCCTGAGACAGGAAAAGAAGATCCATCAAAAAAGGGAGTTTGTAGCAATTTCCTATGCGATTCAAAGCCTGGAGACAAAGTGCAGATCACCG GTCCTTCTGGTAAGGTAATGCTTCTGCCTGAAGATAACCCAAATGCTACACACATTATGATTGCAACTGGCACTGGTGTGGCTCCCTTCAGAGGGTACCTTCGCCGTATGTTTATGGAAGCTGTCCCAACATTCAAGTTCAATGGCCTTGCTTGGCTCTTCCTTGGGGTGGCCAACCAGGACAGTCTTCTGTACGATGAGGAGTCCACCAAATATCTCCAGGATTATCCAGATAATTTCAGGTACGATCGTGCTCTTAGCCGGGAGCAGAAGAACAAGAGAGGAGGCAAGATGTATGTTCAGGACAAAATTGAGGAATACAGTGATGAGATCTTCAAACTGCTGGATGAAGGAGCGCACATCTATTTCTGTGGGCTGAAGGGAATGATGCCTGGAATTCAGGATACGTTGAAGCGGGTGGCGGAGGAAAGAGGGGAGAGCTGGGAGACGAAGCTTTCACAACTCAAAAAGAACAAACAGTGGCACGTTGAGGTCTACTGA
- the LOC116033527 gene encoding ADP-ribosylation factor GTPase-activating protein AGD12-like translates to MNGSSILIETRERAMSQRATGLSRPSSSNRRLRDLMLQRENRVCADCGAPDPKWASANIGVFICLKCSGVHRSLGTHISKVLSVTLDEWSDNEIDAMIEVGGNASANSIYEAYIPQGVSKPGPDAGHDQRAKFIRSKYELQDFLKPSLRILSAPKNHSLQSSFSSSRKSMESSFRSSSSVDNSGGMVEFIGMLKVKVIKGTNLAIRDMLKSDPYVVLTLGKQTVRTNVIKSNLNPLWNEELMLSVPLHHGALKLQVYDHDTFSADDIMGEAEVDIQPMLTSAMAFGDPKILGDMQIGRWLKSHDNALIQDSTINIVDGKVKQEVFLKLQNVESGEIHLELEWISLDH, encoded by the exons atgaatggTAGCAGCATATTGATAGAGACTAGAGAGAGAGCCATGAGCCAACGAGCAACTGGTCTTAGCAGACCATCTTCAA GTAATAGAAGACTGAGAGACCTCATGCTCCAAAGGGAAAATCGTGTATGTGCTGATTGCGGTGCTCCTGACCCTAAATGGGC ATCGGCCAATATTGGAGTTTTTATCTGTTTAAAGTGTTCTGGTGTGCATAGAAGCCTTGGCACTCACATCTCAAAG GTTTTGTCTGTTACTTTAGATGAATGGTCGGATAATGAAATCGATGCAATGATTGAGGTTGGAGGAAATGCGTCCGCAAATTCAATCTATGAAGCTTATATCCCTCAAGGAGTTTCTAAACCTGGACCAGATGCCGGCCATGACCAGCGTGCTAAATTTATCAG GTCTAAATATGAGCTTCAAGACTTCCTCAAACCTAGTTTGCGCATCTTGTCAGCTCCAAAGAATCACTCTCTTCAATCGAGTTTTTCTTCGTCCAGGAAGAGTATGGAAAGTAGCTTTAGGAGTTCAAGTTCAGTGGACAATTCT GGAGGCATGGTGGAATTCATCGGAATGTTGAAGGTTAAGGTAATCAAAGGAACAAACCTAGCAATCCGAGACATGCTCAAAAGTGATCCATATGTTGTCCTCACACTTGGGAAGCAG ACAGTGCGAACAAACGTGATAAAGAGCAATTTGAATCCACTATGGAATGAAGAACTCATGCTTTCTGTTCCTCTACATCATGGGGCACTAAAGCTG CAAGTATATGATCATGACACATTTAGTGCTGATGATATAATGGGGGAGGCAGAGGTTGACATTCAGCCTATGTTAACCTCAGCCATGGCCTTTGGAGATCCCAAAATATTGGGTGACATGCAGATAGGGAGGTGGCTAAAATCCCATGATAATGCGCTCATTCAGGATAGTACTATCAACATTGTTGATGGGAAGGTTAAACAAGAAGTATTCCTCAAGTTGCAGAATGTAGAATCAGGAGAAATTCATCTAGAGTTAGAGTGGATTTCTCTTGATCACTAG